One window from the genome of Hydra vulgaris chromosome 02, alternate assembly HydraT2T_AEP encodes:
- the LOC136076189 gene encoding uncharacterized protein LOC136076189, producing the protein MENCAKNTFYQVQLKKHSNFSFINFGFYVMADLPFLGASPDGIFTCSCHGKGVLEIKCPYNYKNGFINSQSDEKSLKSNHPYFFQMQLHMFVGKVTFGKFFMWSPVEQNNYLQCTVQRGNDFLKVVVDVLAKYFFNVILPEIVSRKRDEDFQHRKQCCFCMKPEFGLMISCNNASCSKKWFHYSCVYVTRKPRGSWFCPQCRS; encoded by the coding sequence ATGGAAAATTGTgccaaaaatacattttatcaGGTTCAGTTAAAGAAGCACAGCAATTTTTCGTTTATTAACTTTGGTTTTTATGTTATGGCTGATCTGCCTTTTTTGGGAGCTTCTCCTGATGGAATATTTACCTGTTCTTGTCATGGAAAGGGTGTTTTAGAGATTAAATGCccatataattataaaaatggttttattaacTCGCAAAGTGATGAAAAATCTCTAAAATCAAATCACCCTTACTTTTTCCAGATGCAACTACACATGTTCGTTGGCAAAGTTACCTTCGGTAAGTTTTTTATGTGGTCCCCAGTTGagcaaaacaattatttacagTGTACTGTCCAGCGTGGTAATGATTTTCTTAAAGTAGTTGTTGATGTTTTGGCTAAATATTTCTTCAATGTTATTTTACCAGAAATTGTCAGCAGAAAAAGAGATGAAGACTTTCAACATAGAAAACAGTGTTGTTTTTGCATGAAACCTGAATTTGGTCTCATGATTTCATGCAATAATGCAAGTTGTTCCAAAAAATGGTTTCATTACTCATGTGTATATGTTACAAGGAAACCAAGAGGTTCCTGGTTCTGTCCTCAATGCAGGAGTTAA
- the LOC136077069 gene encoding uncharacterized protein LOC136077069, translating into MLCISLQVELSQLQQKYQFIQLQLQYQLQLQRSLYDCLCINYKLPSIRTLTRLTLKISSMEDLSFINSIFMNLNPLKRISILLIDEVYFKASLLYQRGALFGQAVNYPEKLAKTILSFMIKCLFGGPEFICRAQPVANLSSEFQFAQCQQIVYTINNIENSKTLVIITDGNRVNQRFFGMFKTVDSKPWLTTSGIYLLYDYVHLLKSIRNNWLTKKTGELQFLNNKELALAKWSDLETIYKTECNSLFKLSKLSAKSVYPKPIERQSVKFCLSVFCKETVAALRTHSEIENKPFEGTDVFIERIITKKKCRVYSNILLKNYSLITTSKILKLS; encoded by the coding sequence ATGCTGTGTATCTCCTTGCAAGTCGAACTATCTcaactacaacaaaaatatcaatttatacaACTACAACTACAATATCAATTACAACTACAACGAAGTTTATATGATTGTTTGTGTATTAACTACAAGTTGCCAAGCATAAGGACTTTAACACGattgactttaaaaataagCTCAATGGAGGACCTAAGTTtcataaatagtatttttatgaatttaaatccattaaaaagaatttccaTACTACTAATTGATGAGGTCTATTTCAAAGCTTCATTACTTTACCAAAGAGGTGCTTTGTTTGGTCAAGCAGTAAACTACCCTGAAAAGTtagctaaaacaattttatcatttatgatTAAATGTCTTTTTGGAGGTCCAGAATTTATATGTAGAGCTCAACCTGTTGCAAATCTTTCCTCTGAATTTCAGTTTGCTCAATGTCAACAAATTGtctatacaataaataatattgaaaatagtaaGACACTGGTAATAATTACTGATGGTAACCGTGTAAATCAAAGATTTTTTGGAATGTTCAAAACAGTTGATAGTAAACCATGGTTAACAACATcaggtatatatttattgtatgaTTATGTGCATCTACTAAAATCTATACGAAACAATTGGTTGACAAAAAAGACTGGGGAACTTcaatttttgaacaataaagAACTGGCTTTGGCTAAGTGGAGTGATTtagaaactatatataaaactgaGTGCAATAGTCTTTTTAAACTATCTAAACTTTCAGCTAAATCAGTTTATCCAAAACCAATAGAGAGACAATCTGTAAagttttgtttgtctgttttttgCAAAGAAACAGTAGCTGCATTAAGAACGCATTCAGAGATTGAAAATAAACCATTTGAAGGTACTGATGTATTTATTGAAAgaataatcacaaaaaaaaaatgcagagtATATTCTAATATTCTGCTAAAGAATTACTCACTAATTACCACTTCCAAAATACTAAAGCTATCATAA